From the genome of Bacteroides sp. MSB163, one region includes:
- the serC gene encoding 3-phosphoserine/phosphohydroxythreonine transaminase, with protein sequence MKKHNFNAGPSILPREVIEDTAKAILDFNGSGLSLMEISHRAKDFQPVVDEAVALFKELLNIPEGYSVLFLGGGASLEFCMVPFNFLEKKAAYLNTGVWAKKAMKEAKAFGEVVEVASSAESTYTYIPKDYTVPADADYFHITTNNTIYGTELKEDLDVNVPMIADMSSDIFSRPIDVSKYICIYGGAQKNLAPSGVTFVIVKNDALGKVSRYIPTMLNYQTHIDSGSMFNTPPVVPIYAALQTLRWIKAQGGVKEMERRAIEKADMLYAEIDRNKMFVGTAAQEDRSRMNICFVMAPEYKELEADFMKFATERGMVGIKGHRSVGGFRASCYNAMPKESVQALIDCMQEFEKLH encoded by the coding sequence ATGAAAAAGCATAATTTCAATGCAGGACCTTCTATTCTTCCTCGTGAGGTGATTGAGGATACGGCAAAAGCTATTCTTGATTTCAACGGCTCAGGCCTCTCACTGATGGAAATCAGCCACCGTGCTAAGGACTTCCAACCTGTTGTGGACGAAGCCGTAGCACTATTCAAAGAATTACTCAATATCCCCGAAGGGTATTCGGTACTGTTCTTGGGCGGTGGTGCCAGTTTGGAATTCTGCATGGTCCCCTTCAACTTCCTCGAAAAGAAAGCGGCTTACCTGAATACAGGTGTATGGGCTAAGAAAGCCATGAAAGAAGCCAAAGCTTTCGGTGAAGTAGTTGAAGTCGCTTCTTCCGCAGAGTCTACTTATACTTATATTCCTAAGGATTATACAGTGCCTGCTGATGCTGATTATTTCCACATCACGACCAATAACACTATTTATGGTACTGAACTTAAAGAAGACCTGGATGTAAACGTTCCGATGATTGCCGATATGTCTTCCGATATTTTCTCCCGTCCTATCGACGTGTCTAAATATATCTGTATCTATGGCGGTGCACAGAAGAATCTGGCTCCTTCAGGCGTAACCTTCGTTATCGTGAAGAATGACGCTTTGGGTAAGGTATCCCGCTATATTCCTACGATGCTGAACTATCAGACACATATTGACAGCGGTTCTATGTTCAACACTCCTCCGGTTGTTCCCATCTATGCTGCATTGCAGACTTTGCGTTGGATCAAGGCACAGGGTGGTGTGAAAGAAATGGAACGCCGTGCCATAGAAAAGGCAGATATGCTGTATGCTGAAATCGACCGTAACAAGATGTTCGTAGGTACAGCCGCACAGGAAGACCGTTCACGCATGAATATCTGCTTCGTGATGGCTCCTGAATACAAAGAACTGGAAGCTGACTTCATGAAGTTTGCTACAGAAAGAGGTATGGTAGGTATCAAGGGACACCGTTCAGTGGGTGGTTTCCGTGCATCTTGCTACAATGCTATGCCGAAGGAAAGCGTACAGGCTTTGATTGACTGCATGCAGGAATTTGAGAAACTTCATTAA
- a CDS encoding DEAD/DEAH box helicase: MEIQDILRNLQIEQLTPMQEATREAYRENKDLVLLSPTGSGKTLAFLLPLVQSLKAEMQGVQAIVLVPSRELALQIETVFKSMGTPFKAMSCYGGRPAMEEHRTMKGINPSVVIGTPGRMNDHLRKENFNASSVTTLVIDEFDKCLEFGFHDEMAEVIGQLPSLKKRVLLSATDAEEIPQFTGVRDADNSQRSTLNVQLVKLDFLDPEALAPRLRLHKVLSPGKDKLETLYNLLCTLGHHSTLVFCNYRESVERVTAYLQSKKFLCDMFHGGMEQPDRERALYKFRNGSCAVLISTDLAARGLDIPGIENVVHYHLPINEEACTHRNGRTARWEADGNSYLILHNEERVPEYIPEDIEIFEFPEVLPKPAKSRWATLYIGKGKKDKLNKIDIVGFLYKKGGLGREDVGQVDVKEHYAFVAVRRSKMKQLLTLIQGEKIKGVKTIIEEAK; encoded by the coding sequence ATGGAAATTCAAGATATACTCAGAAATCTGCAAATAGAACAACTCACCCCAATGCAAGAGGCAACGCGGGAGGCTTATCGTGAAAACAAAGATTTAGTATTGCTTTCGCCTACAGGTTCGGGCAAGACACTGGCTTTTCTTCTTCCATTGGTGCAATCGCTGAAGGCAGAAATGCAAGGAGTGCAGGCTATTGTTTTGGTACCTTCGCGCGAACTGGCGTTGCAGATTGAAACAGTTTTCAAATCTATGGGAACTCCATTTAAGGCAATGAGCTGTTACGGTGGTCGTCCCGCTATGGAGGAGCACCGGACAATGAAGGGCATTAATCCTTCAGTTGTCATCGGCACACCGGGACGAATGAACGATCACTTGCGGAAAGAGAATTTCAATGCGAGCAGCGTCACTACACTGGTGATAGACGAGTTCGATAAATGCCTTGAATTCGGTTTCCATGATGAAATGGCGGAAGTTATCGGGCAGTTGCCTTCCCTAAAAAAACGTGTGCTGCTTTCTGCTACTGATGCTGAAGAAATTCCCCAGTTCACCGGTGTAAGAGACGCTGATAACTCTCAACGTTCAACTCTCAACGTTCAACTTGTCAAGCTTGACTTCCTCGATCCGGAAGCTCTTGCTCCACGCCTGAGACTTCATAAAGTCCTTTCTCCCGGGAAAGATAAACTGGAAACTTTGTATAATCTGCTTTGCACACTCGGACATCATTCAACCCTTGTTTTCTGTAACTATCGCGAAAGTGTGGAACGGGTAACAGCATATTTACAATCAAAGAAATTTCTTTGTGATATGTTTCATGGCGGCATGGAACAGCCCGACCGCGAACGTGCACTTTATAAATTCCGCAATGGCAGTTGTGCTGTACTGATTTCTACCGACCTTGCTGCCCGCGGACTGGATATTCCTGGCATTGAGAACGTAGTTCACTACCATCTTCCTATCAATGAAGAAGCCTGTACGCACCGCAACGGACGTACGGCTCGTTGGGAAGCTGACGGAAATTCCTATCTCATCCTGCACAATGAAGAACGGGTTCCTGAATACATTCCCGAAGATATTGAAATCTTTGAGTTTCCGGAAGTACTGCCGAAGCCGGCCAAGTCCCGATGGGCTACCTTATATATAGGTAAAGGAAAGAAAGATAAGCTGAACAAAATCGATATTGTCGGCTTCTTATATAAGAAAGGTGGACTGGGGCGTGAAGATGTGGGACAAGTGGATGTGAAAGAACACTATGCTTTCGTAGCTGTGCGCCGTAGTAAAATGAAACAGTTGCTCACGTTGATACAAGGTGAGAAAATTAAAGGAGTAAAGACGATAATTGAGGAAGCTAAGTAA
- the nqrF gene encoding NADH:ubiquinone reductase (Na(+)-transporting) subunit F gives MDINLILASIGVFLVVILLLVVILLVAKNFLVPSGNVKLTINGDNVLDVESGSTLLNTLSVNGIFLSSACGGKGSCGQCKCQVLDGGGEILPSEVPHFSRKQVQDHWRLGCQVKVKSDMGIKIDESVLGVKEWECEVISNKNVATFIKEFIVALPKGEHMDFIPGSYAQIKIPKYSMDYNKDIDKSLIGDEYLPAWEKFGLFTLKCNNDEETIRAYSMANYPAEGDRIMLTVRIATPPFKPKDQGQGFMDVPAGIASSYIFTLKPGDKVIMSGPYGDFHPIFDSKKEMMWIGGGAGMAPLRAQIMHLTKTLHTTDRKMTYFYGARALNEVFYLEDFLQIEKDFPNFTFHLALDRPDPAADAAGVKYTPGFVHQVIYETYLKDHEAPEDIEYYMCGPGPMSKAVEKMLDDLGVPAQNLMFDNFGG, from the coding sequence ATGGATATAAATTTAATATTAGCGAGCATTGGAGTATTCCTGGTGGTTATTCTGCTGCTTGTCGTTATCCTGTTGGTTGCCAAGAATTTCCTGGTACCCTCGGGTAATGTAAAACTGACTATCAATGGCGACAATGTGCTGGACGTAGAGTCCGGTTCCACGTTGCTGAATACGTTGTCCGTGAACGGTATATTCCTTTCTTCCGCTTGTGGTGGTAAGGGTTCTTGCGGACAGTGTAAATGCCAGGTGCTGGATGGTGGTGGCGAAATCCTGCCGTCCGAAGTTCCTCACTTCAGCCGTAAACAGGTACAAGACCATTGGCGTCTGGGTTGCCAGGTGAAAGTGAAGAGCGACATGGGCATCAAGATTGACGAGTCTGTGCTCGGTGTAAAAGAGTGGGAGTGCGAGGTTATCTCCAACAAGAACGTGGCTACGTTCATCAAAGAGTTCATCGTGGCGTTGCCTAAGGGTGAACACATGGACTTCATCCCGGGTTCTTATGCACAGATCAAGATACCTAAATATTCAATGGACTATAACAAGGATATTGATAAGAGTCTGATTGGTGACGAGTACTTGCCCGCATGGGAGAAATTCGGTTTGTTTACATTGAAGTGTAACAATGACGAAGAAACCATCCGTGCATATTCTATGGCTAACTATCCGGCAGAGGGCGACCGTATCATGTTGACGGTACGTATCGCAACCCCGCCGTTCAAGCCGAAAGATCAGGGACAAGGTTTCATGGATGTGCCTGCGGGTATCGCTTCTTCTTATATCTTCACGCTGAAACCGGGTGACAAGGTAATAATGAGTGGTCCTTACGGAGACTTCCATCCGATATTTGATTCTAAGAAGGAAATGATGTGGATTGGTGGTGGTGCCGGTATGGCTCCGTTGCGTGCACAAATCATGCACTTGACGAAGACACTGCACACTACAGACCGCAAGATGACTTACTTCTACGGTGCACGTGCATTGAACGAGGTATTCTATCTGGAAGACTTCCTGCAAATCGAGAAGGATTTCCCGAACTTTACGTTCCATCTTGCATTGGACCGTCCGGATCCTGCAGCAGATGCAGCCGGCGTGAAGTATACTCCAGGCTTCGTTCACCAGGTGATTTACGAAACTTATCTGAAAGACCACGAAGCTCCTGAAGATATTGAATACTACATGTGTGGGCCTGGTCCGATGTCGAAAGCTGTTGAGAAGATGCTCGACGATCTCGGTGTTCCGGCTCAGAACCTGATGTTTGATAACTTCGGCGGATAA
- the nqrE gene encoding NADH:ubiquinone reductase (Na(+)-transporting) subunit E, which translates to MEHLISLFVRSIFVDNMIFAFFLGMCSYLAVSKNVKTAVGLGIAVTFVLVVTLPVNYLLQTKVLAANAIIEGVDLSFLSFILFIAVIAGIVQLVEMVVERFSPSLYASLGIFLPLIAVNCAIMGASLFMQQRINVGESDPKYIGDIWDAISYALGSGIGWLLAIVGLAAIREKMAYSDVPAPLKGLGITFITVGLMAMAFMCFSGLNI; encoded by the coding sequence ATGGAACATTTAATAAGTTTATTTGTCCGCTCCATCTTTGTGGACAACATGATATTTGCGTTCTTCCTGGGTATGTGCTCTTACTTGGCTGTATCCAAGAACGTGAAGACTGCCGTAGGACTGGGTATCGCCGTTACTTTCGTATTGGTGGTTACGCTTCCGGTCAACTATTTGTTGCAGACCAAGGTGCTGGCTGCTAACGCTATCATTGAAGGCGTTGACCTCAGCTTCCTCAGTTTTATTCTTTTCATTGCCGTAATTGCAGGTATCGTGCAGTTGGTGGAGATGGTGGTAGAGCGTTTCAGCCCGTCGCTGTATGCTTCACTGGGTATCTTCCTGCCGTTGATTGCTGTAAACTGTGCCATCATGGGTGCTTCGCTCTTCATGCAGCAACGCATCAATGTAGGTGAGAGCGATCCGAAATATATCGGTGATATATGGGATGCTATCTCTTACGCACTGGGTTCCGGTATCGGTTGGTTGCTCGCCATCGTAGGTTTGGCGGCTATCCGCGAGAAGATGGCTTACTCTGACGTTCCTGCTCCGCTGAAAGGCTTGGGCATCACGTTTATTACAGTAGGCTTGATGGCAATGGCATTCATGTGTTTCTCTGGTTTGAACATCTAA
- a CDS encoding NADH:ubiquinone reductase (Na(+)-transporting) subunit D, producing MGQLFSKKNREVFSNPLGMDNPVTVQVLGICSALAVTAKLEPAIVMGLSVTVITAFANVVISLLRKTIPNRIRIIVQLVVVAALVTIVSEILKAFAYDVSVQLSVYVGLIITNCILMGRLEAFAMQNGPWESCLDGIGNGLGYAKILIIVAFFRELLGSGTLLGFNILNHEWLTNIGYVNNGLMLMPPMALIICACIIWYQRARHKELQEK from the coding sequence ATGGGACAGTTATTTTCAAAGAAAAACAGAGAAGTATTCTCTAATCCGCTAGGCATGGACAACCCCGTTACCGTACAGGTGCTGGGTATCTGTTCTGCACTGGCTGTAACTGCCAAGCTGGAACCCGCCATCGTAATGGGGCTTTCGGTAACAGTGATTACGGCTTTTGCCAATGTGGTGATTTCGTTGCTGCGCAAGACTATCCCCAACCGTATCCGTATCATCGTTCAGTTGGTTGTGGTAGCCGCCCTGGTAACCATTGTGAGTGAAATCCTGAAAGCGTTTGCTTACGACGTAAGCGTACAGCTTTCCGTTTATGTAGGTTTGATTATTACAAACTGTATCCTGATGGGACGTCTGGAAGCATTTGCTATGCAGAACGGTCCCTGGGAATCCTGCCTTGATGGTATAGGTAATGGGTTGGGATATGCCAAGATTTTGATTATCGTAGCTTTCTTCCGTGAGTTGTTGGGTTCCGGTACGTTGCTCGGCTTCAACATCCTGAACCACGAATGGTTAACGAATATAGGTTATGTGAACAACGGCTTGATGCTGATGCCGCCGATGGCGTTGATTATCTGCGCTTGTATCATCTGGTATCAGCGTGCACGTCACAAAGAGTTGCAAGAAAAGTAA